The following proteins are co-located in the Alcaligenes faecalis genome:
- the nth gene encoding endonuclease III, which yields MNAAKRHEIFSRFQAANPKPTTELEYADTFQLLIAVILSAQATDRSVNLATARFFPEHGTPEGILAMGEEGLREAIKTIGLYKTKAANVIKTCRILLEQHQGQVPCDRAALEALPGVGRKTANVVLNTAFGLPTIAVDTHIFRVANRTGIAPGKNVVEVEKKLEKVIPKPFLLDAHHWLILHGRYICVARKPKCPQCGISDLCDFKPKTVNT from the coding sequence ATGAACGCTGCCAAGCGCCACGAGATTTTCAGCCGTTTTCAGGCCGCCAACCCCAAGCCCACGACCGAACTGGAATACGCCGATACCTTTCAACTGCTGATTGCAGTGATCCTGTCGGCCCAGGCCACAGACCGTTCCGTGAATCTGGCTACCGCCCGTTTCTTCCCGGAACATGGCACGCCGGAAGGGATTCTGGCCATGGGTGAGGAGGGTCTGCGAGAAGCCATCAAGACCATTGGCCTGTACAAGACCAAAGCGGCCAACGTCATCAAGACCTGTCGTATTTTGCTGGAACAGCATCAAGGCCAGGTCCCCTGTGACCGCGCAGCACTGGAGGCCCTTCCAGGGGTAGGACGCAAAACTGCCAACGTGGTTTTGAACACCGCTTTTGGCCTGCCCACCATTGCCGTGGATACCCATATTTTCCGCGTTGCCAATCGCACCGGCATTGCCCCAGGCAAAAACGTGGTTGAAGTGGAAAAGAAGCTGGAGAAAGTGATCCCCAAGCCCTTTTTGCTGGACGCTCACCACTGGCTGATTTTGCATGGTCGCTACATCTGTGTCGCCCGCAAACCCAAGTGCCCCCAGTGTGGAATTTCAGATTTGTGCGACTTCAAACCGAAAACCGTTAACACTTAA
- a CDS encoding RnfABCDGE type electron transport complex subunit B encodes MSDTLIRRIDALLPQTQCTRCGYDACLPYAQAIALEGEAINRCPPGGQQGVQALAELLGREALPLDPSCGEFTGPSRAVIIEEHCIGCTLCIQACPVDAIIGANKLMHTVLADRCTGCELCVPPCPVDCISMIPTDEWSGEQAIQARLDTEQRRDRLLARHQESSDLAARTLANKPVLANSADQADKREASIASALARARARRASKTTSETTP; translated from the coding sequence ATGTCCGACACCCTCATACGGCGCATTGACGCCCTGCTCCCTCAAACCCAGTGCACCCGCTGTGGTTACGATGCCTGTCTGCCCTACGCCCAAGCCATTGCGCTTGAAGGCGAGGCGATCAACCGCTGCCCGCCCGGCGGTCAGCAAGGCGTCCAGGCCCTGGCCGAACTGCTGGGTCGTGAGGCCCTGCCCCTGGACCCGTCCTGTGGGGAATTTACCGGCCCCAGCCGCGCAGTAATCATTGAAGAACACTGTATTGGTTGCACGCTCTGTATCCAGGCCTGTCCGGTGGATGCCATTATTGGTGCCAACAAGCTGATGCACACCGTACTGGCCGACCGCTGCACTGGCTGCGAGCTCTGCGTGCCGCCCTGTCCGGTGGACTGCATCAGCATGATCCCTACCGATGAGTGGAGCGGCGAGCAGGCCATACAGGCTCGCCTGGACACAGAACAACGCCGCGACCGCCTGCTGGCCCGACACCAGGAAAGCTCGGATCTGGCTGCCCGTACCCTGGCGAATAAACCCGTCCTGGCCAACTCGGCCGATCAGGCCGATAAACGCGAGGCATCCATTGCCTCTGCCCTGGCCCGCGCCCGTGCGCGACGCGCCAGCAAGACTACAAGCGAAACCACGCCATGA
- the pncB gene encoding nicotinate phosphoribosyltransferase, giving the protein MIITSLLDTDLYKFSMMQVVLHHFPAAHVEYRYKCRTPNINLSQYLDEIRAEIHALCQLRFSDAELDYLRSLRFIKSDFVDFLGLFHLPERCIQVQAGAVPGEIEISVQGPWLHTILFEIPVLAIVNEVYFRNECPQPQWAEGRERLQSKMRLVVDDPALSDFRVADYGTRRRFSKQWHEEVVTTMIEQMKPHFAGTSNVWLAMKYGVTPLGTMGHEYLQACQALGPRLRDSQIFALEVWAKEYRGDLGIALSDVYGMDAFLRDFDMYFCKLFDGARHDSGDPFIWGERLLAHYQANRTDPRTKTLVFSDGLTIPKAIELALRFAGRCKVSFGIGTNLTNDLGHEPLQIVMKMVRCNGQPVAKVSDAPEKTMCDDPAYLAYLRQVFQLPPA; this is encoded by the coding sequence ATGATCATTACCTCTTTACTTGATACAGACCTGTACAAGTTTTCCATGATGCAGGTTGTCTTGCATCATTTCCCGGCTGCGCACGTGGAGTATCGCTATAAATGCCGCACTCCCAATATTAATTTAAGCCAGTATCTGGACGAGATCCGGGCGGAAATTCATGCGCTGTGCCAGTTGCGTTTTTCAGACGCCGAACTGGATTATCTGCGCAGCCTGCGTTTTATCAAAAGCGATTTCGTCGATTTTCTGGGCCTGTTTCATCTGCCCGAGCGTTGTATCCAGGTGCAGGCCGGGGCTGTACCCGGCGAGATCGAAATTTCGGTCCAAGGCCCCTGGCTGCACACGATTCTGTTCGAGATCCCGGTGCTGGCCATTGTGAACGAGGTCTACTTTCGCAATGAATGTCCACAGCCACAATGGGCGGAAGGACGCGAGCGTCTGCAGTCCAAGATGCGTCTGGTGGTGGATGATCCGGCCCTGAGCGACTTCCGTGTGGCGGATTACGGCACGCGCCGCCGCTTTTCCAAGCAGTGGCACGAAGAAGTGGTCACCACCATGATCGAGCAGATGAAGCCACACTTTGCGGGCACCAGCAACGTCTGGCTGGCCATGAAGTATGGGGTGACGCCGCTGGGCACCATGGGTCACGAATACTTGCAGGCTTGTCAGGCCTTGGGTCCTCGTTTGCGTGATTCGCAGATTTTTGCCCTGGAAGTATGGGCTAAGGAATATCGCGGTGATCTGGGCATTGCCTTGTCGGATGTTTACGGCATGGATGCCTTTCTGCGCGACTTTGATATGTACTTTTGCAAGCTGTTTGACGGTGCTCGTCACGACTCGGGCGATCCTTTCATCTGGGGCGAACGCTTGCTGGCGCACTATCAGGCCAACCGTACCGATCCGCGTACCAAGACTTTGGTGTTCTCTGATGGCTTGACTATTCCCAAGGCCATAGAGCTGGCCTTGCGTTTTGCCGGCCGCTGCAAGGTGTCCTTCGGGATTGGCACCAACCTGACCAATGACCTGGGCCATGAGCCCTTGCAGATCGTCATGAAGATGGTGCGTTGCAATGGGCAGCCCGTTGCAAAAGTGTCCGATGCTCCGGAAAAGACCATGTGTGATGATCCGGCGTATCTGGCGTATTTGCGGCAGGTTTTTCAGTTGCCGCCGGCGTAA
- a CDS encoding NAD(P)H-dependent oxidoreductase yields MSLNTCRQLLLIWHSRTGAARQLAEQAEEGAQEVLKELGETERVCIKRLHCDQVQAQDLRNSHAYLFCAPENLASLSGAMKECLDRNYYEVLDQLNGRPYSALISAGSDGQGAQRQLERICTGWRLELAAPTRIFNFHAQTPESILAPKTLNEEQMAQAREAGGHLAALLCL; encoded by the coding sequence ATGAGTCTGAACACATGCCGCCAGCTTCTGTTGATTTGGCACTCCCGTACCGGCGCAGCCCGGCAATTGGCCGAACAGGCCGAAGAAGGTGCGCAGGAGGTGCTCAAAGAGCTGGGCGAGACAGAGCGTGTCTGTATCAAACGCTTGCATTGCGATCAGGTACAAGCACAGGATTTGCGCAATTCCCACGCGTATCTGTTCTGCGCCCCCGAGAATCTGGCCAGCCTGAGCGGCGCCATGAAAGAGTGTCTGGACCGAAACTACTACGAAGTGCTGGATCAACTCAATGGCCGCCCCTACTCTGCCTTGATCAGCGCGGGCAGCGACGGACAAGGTGCGCAACGGCAACTGGAGCGGATTTGTACCGGCTGGCGGCTGGAGCTGGCCGCCCCGACCCGGATCTTCAATTTCCACGCCCAGACGCCAGAAAGCATTCTGGCACCCAAGACCTTGAACGAAGAGCAAATGGCCCAGGCTCGGGAAGCCGGTGGGCATCTGGCGGCACTGCTGTGTCTATGA
- a CDS encoding ATP-binding cassette domain-containing protein encodes MTRAALDIENLYAWQREFPLLRGLNLQVAAGEICTVLSRNRAGRSAMLRAIVGLTDSRRGSIRIQGTETIHLNQHQLADLGVGYSPYEQSIFTGLSCEENLLLPPAIGTALGGGMSLVQIYELLPSLEQRRHHMATQLSTGEQKILAIARLLRTGVNLLLLDKVSEGLAPVQAQTLSKLICTLRNEGYTIVLAEQCTPFSAEFSDQFHVLEQGQIIERFDRRELSHKYEALHALLNV; translated from the coding sequence ATGACACGGGCTGCCCTGGATATTGAGAATCTGTACGCTTGGCAACGAGAGTTTCCGCTCTTGCGTGGATTGAATTTGCAGGTTGCTGCGGGCGAGATCTGCACCGTGCTGAGCCGCAACCGGGCCGGCCGCAGCGCCATGCTACGCGCCATCGTGGGTTTGACGGATAGCCGCCGCGGTTCCATCCGTATTCAAGGTACTGAAACCATACACCTGAACCAACACCAGCTAGCAGACCTGGGGGTGGGCTACAGCCCTTACGAACAAAGCATTTTTACCGGTCTGAGCTGCGAGGAAAACCTCCTGCTGCCACCCGCCATAGGCACCGCCCTGGGTGGCGGTATGTCGCTGGTGCAGATCTATGAGCTTTTACCCAGCCTGGAGCAACGGCGTCACCACATGGCCACCCAGCTCTCCACTGGCGAGCAAAAAATACTGGCCATTGCACGCTTGCTGCGCACGGGTGTGAATCTGCTGCTTCTGGACAAGGTATCCGAGGGCCTGGCCCCAGTGCAGGCCCAGACACTAAGCAAATTGATCTGCACGCTGCGCAATGAGGGCTACACCATTGTGCTGGCCGAGCAATGCACGCCGTTCTCGGCAGAATTTAGCGATCAGTTTCATGTACTGGAACAAGGGCAAATTATCGAGCGATTCGATCGTCGTGAATTAAGCCATAAATACGAGGCTCTGCACGCACTCTTGAATGTATGA
- a CDS encoding ABC transporter ATP-binding protein → MSSAQSKDIILKVDNLAAQYGKVTAVTGASLDVRAGSIVTVIGANGAGKSTLLNSMMGSLPSVGRSTGSVQYEGQEISHWEVERRVAAGISLVPERRELFGSMTVEDNLLLGGFRLYRARHPGWRDTMDKVYTLFPRLKERRTQLAGTLSGGERQMLAVGRALMAQPKVLMLDEPSLGLAPRVVREIFMIIARLRSTGVAILLVEQNARAALQVADYGYVLETGDVVLQGPASDLAHNPRVIESYLGLGQGKREQEEATA, encoded by the coding sequence ATGAGTTCGGCACAATCGAAAGACATCATCCTGAAAGTAGACAATCTGGCCGCTCAGTACGGCAAAGTCACCGCCGTGACGGGAGCCAGCCTGGACGTTCGGGCGGGCAGCATTGTAACGGTGATCGGCGCCAACGGCGCAGGCAAGTCCACTTTGCTCAATTCCATGATGGGCTCTTTGCCCAGCGTGGGCCGCAGCACAGGCTCGGTGCAGTACGAAGGGCAGGAGATCAGTCACTGGGAAGTGGAGCGTCGCGTGGCGGCCGGTATTTCCCTGGTGCCAGAACGCCGCGAGCTGTTTGGCAGCATGACGGTGGAAGATAATCTGCTGCTGGGCGGTTTCCGCCTGTATCGTGCCCGCCACCCCGGTTGGCGCGACACCATGGACAAGGTCTATACCTTGTTTCCACGCTTGAAAGAGCGTCGTACGCAGTTGGCAGGGACCTTGTCAGGTGGGGAGCGGCAGATGCTGGCCGTAGGCCGTGCCTTGATGGCGCAACCCAAAGTGCTGATGCTCGATGAACCCAGTCTGGGTCTGGCGCCGCGTGTGGTGCGGGAGATCTTCATGATCATCGCCCGACTGCGCAGTACCGGTGTGGCTATCTTGCTGGTCGAGCAAAATGCACGCGCCGCTTTACAAGTGGCTGATTACGGTTATGTGCTGGAGACGGGGGATGTGGTGCTGCAAGGGCCCGCGTCTGACCTGGCTCATAATCCCCGAGTGATAGAAAGCTATCTGGGCTTGGGGCAGGGCAAACGCGAGCAGGAAGAGGCGACGGCTTAG
- a CDS encoding bifunctional (p)ppGpp synthetase/guanosine-3',5'-bis(diphosphate) 3'-pyrophosphohydrolase produces MNHTASPPMAESAFNPQWFAQASHGLDEAGRTLLQAAADWAGPILLDLAGSTGEPLDSHCAQVALILAGLGVDAQTRASALLAVTPAPGPEVKQDPVQKAFGAEVMTLVRGSRALYRLGSLTGQAKEQTGGGDQKEMKRKMLLAMAADLRIVLMRLASRLQSLRWYRQSKNVCPVEFARETLELYTPLANRLGIWQIKWEMEDLAFRFLNPEVYKRIASQLEDKRVERETLISQVRDQLLAALKREHIVAEVSGRPKHIFSIWNKMRNKHLDFDQLFDLRALRVIVEDERSCYHTLAVVHSLWTPVPEEFDDYISRPKPNGYRSLHTVIADAQGRCFEIQIRTRDMHQFAEYGMAAHWRYKEAGAQGGQQTADGEDDRKIAWMRQLLAWDREASTSNATDSGPRVDSSKDTASQVAAETVVSKKPSVARPLKAQEDEHIYVLTPQARVIELPVGATPVDFAYYLHTDLGHRCRGARVDGQMVPLSTRLSTGQTVEIVAAKSGGPSRDWLNVQLGFLASPRSRSKVRAWFNAIELQQRISQGQSMVEKELQRLGRTAVNLEQMAQQLGFAKADDLYVAVAKDEFSLRQVDALFREDVQEEEPVQRVFGAARESVSKTGKSGVLVVGVDSLMTQLARCCRPAPPDLIAGFVTRGRGVSIHRADCKSYQELANRQPERAISVDWGDTGDTQYPVDLAIEAQEHPSLLRDLSEVFARLRLNVTGINTLSRRSLTRMIFTIEVRDGEQIQKALAALNELSGVSARRYAS; encoded by the coding sequence ATGAATCACACCGCTTCTCCCCCTATGGCCGAGTCGGCCTTCAATCCTCAATGGTTCGCGCAAGCCAGCCACGGACTGGATGAAGCAGGGCGTACGCTATTGCAGGCGGCTGCCGACTGGGCGGGGCCTATTTTGCTGGATCTGGCCGGAAGTACCGGTGAACCCTTGGATAGCCATTGTGCTCAGGTAGCACTTATTTTGGCTGGCTTGGGTGTGGACGCACAAACCCGTGCCAGCGCCTTGCTGGCCGTCACCCCTGCCCCCGGGCCGGAGGTCAAGCAGGACCCGGTTCAAAAGGCCTTTGGGGCCGAAGTCATGACGCTGGTGCGTGGCTCACGTGCCTTGTACCGTCTGGGCTCGCTGACAGGTCAGGCCAAGGAGCAGACGGGCGGGGGCGATCAGAAAGAAATGAAGCGCAAGATGCTGCTGGCAATGGCGGCCGATTTGCGCATCGTACTGATGCGTCTGGCCTCGCGCCTGCAGTCCTTGCGCTGGTACCGGCAGTCCAAGAATGTCTGCCCGGTAGAGTTCGCGCGCGAAACGCTGGAGTTGTATACGCCGCTGGCGAACCGCTTGGGGATTTGGCAGATCAAGTGGGAAATGGAGGATCTGGCTTTTCGTTTTCTGAATCCCGAGGTTTACAAACGTATTGCCAGTCAGTTGGAAGACAAGCGCGTGGAGCGTGAAACCCTGATCAGTCAGGTGCGCGACCAGTTGCTGGCGGCCTTGAAACGCGAGCATATCGTGGCCGAGGTCTCTGGCCGGCCCAAGCATATCTTCAGCATCTGGAACAAGATGCGCAACAAGCATCTGGATTTCGATCAGTTATTTGATCTGAGGGCCTTGCGCGTCATTGTTGAGGATGAGCGCAGTTGCTATCACACGCTGGCTGTGGTGCATTCCTTGTGGACGCCGGTGCCCGAGGAGTTTGACGATTACATCTCCCGCCCTAAACCCAACGGTTATCGTTCCTTGCATACCGTCATTGCGGATGCGCAGGGGCGTTGCTTTGAAATCCAGATCCGTACGCGTGATATGCACCAGTTTGCGGAGTACGGGATGGCCGCTCACTGGCGTTACAAGGAGGCCGGTGCGCAAGGCGGTCAGCAGACAGCCGATGGTGAGGATGACAGAAAGATTGCCTGGATGCGTCAGTTGCTGGCCTGGGACAGGGAGGCGTCCACCTCGAATGCGACTGACTCCGGCCCGCGAGTAGACAGCAGCAAGGATACCGCCTCGCAAGTGGCAGCGGAGACTGTTGTCAGCAAAAAGCCGTCTGTTGCTCGCCCTTTGAAGGCGCAGGAAGACGAGCATATTTATGTGCTGACGCCGCAGGCCCGGGTTATTGAATTGCCTGTGGGGGCGACGCCGGTGGACTTTGCCTACTATCTGCATACCGATCTGGGCCACCGTTGTCGGGGGGCACGGGTTGACGGGCAGATGGTGCCTTTGTCCACGCGTTTGTCGACCGGCCAGACTGTCGAGATTGTGGCGGCCAAATCCGGCGGACCATCGCGTGACTGGTTGAATGTGCAGTTGGGCTTTTTGGCCAGCCCGCGCTCGCGCTCCAAGGTGCGCGCCTGGTTCAACGCGATTGAACTGCAGCAGCGTATCTCCCAGGGCCAGAGCATGGTCGAAAAAGAGTTGCAACGCTTGGGCCGCACGGCCGTGAACCTGGAGCAGATGGCGCAACAGTTGGGCTTTGCCAAGGCGGATGACTTGTACGTCGCCGTAGCCAAGGATGAGTTCAGCCTGCGTCAGGTGGATGCCCTGTTCCGCGAGGACGTGCAGGAAGAAGAACCTGTACAGCGCGTGTTTGGTGCGGCTAGGGAAAGTGTTTCCAAAACCGGCAAGAGCGGCGTGCTGGTGGTGGGTGTGGATTCCTTGATGACACAATTGGCCCGTTGCTGTCGCCCCGCACCGCCTGATCTGATTGCCGGTTTTGTGACTCGTGGCCGGGGTGTGTCCATACACCGTGCCGACTGCAAGTCCTACCAGGAGCTGGCTAACCGACAGCCTGAAAGGGCTATTAGCGTTGATTGGGGCGATACAGGGGATACTCAATATCCGGTGGATCTGGCGATTGAGGCTCAGGAGCATCCCAGCCTGTTGCGAGATCTGTCCGAGGTATTTGCCCGCCTGCGCTTGAACGTAACGGGTATCAACACCTTGAGTCGCCGCTCGCTGACGCGCATGATATTTACCATTGAGGTGCGTGATGGCGAGCAAATTCAAAAGGCTTTAGCGGCCTTGAACGAGTTATCGGGCGTTAGCGCCCGCCGCTATGCGTCCTGA
- a CDS encoding polyhydroxyalkanoate depolymerase, which translates to MLYDLHELQRSFLAPLAAFTGTSSQWFSNPYSPLAYTPLSRQLAAASELVHRIGKDYEKPAWGLGETQIDGQTVAVQEVEHLSKPFCRLIHFKRDHPKADQDPTILLVAPLSGHHATLLRETVRALLPDHSVYVTDWIDARMVPRSAGPFHLDDYVLYVQEFIQVLGPKVHVMSVCQPTVPVLAAVSLMASRRSAVMPRSMIMMGGPIDTRQSPTEVNRLATTKSYSWFENNLIHRVPTKYPGAHRRVYPGFLQHAGFVAMNPDRHVSSHYDFYQHLIKGDDDDAQAHRRFYDEYNAVLDMPAEFYLDTIRIVFQEHRLPKGQWHVHGKQVRPQDIDGVALFTIEGELDDISGQGQTHSAQGLCSKIAPELKQQFTAPNCGHYGIFSGSRWRTLICPKIRDFIRQHN; encoded by the coding sequence ATGCTTTACGATCTGCACGAACTTCAGCGGTCCTTTCTGGCCCCGCTGGCTGCCTTTACCGGCACCAGCTCTCAATGGTTCTCCAACCCCTACAGTCCACTGGCCTATACCCCCCTGTCGCGCCAACTGGCGGCGGCCTCTGAACTGGTACACCGTATCGGCAAGGATTACGAAAAGCCGGCCTGGGGGCTTGGCGAAACCCAGATTGACGGCCAGACCGTCGCTGTACAGGAGGTCGAACACCTGAGCAAACCTTTCTGTAGGCTGATCCACTTCAAGCGTGATCATCCCAAAGCCGATCAGGACCCCACGATCTTGCTAGTCGCCCCCCTGTCCGGCCACCACGCCACCTTGCTGCGTGAAACCGTACGTGCGCTGCTGCCCGATCACTCGGTTTATGTCACCGACTGGATTGATGCCCGCATGGTGCCCCGCTCGGCTGGCCCCTTCCATCTGGACGACTATGTCCTGTATGTGCAGGAATTCATCCAGGTGCTGGGCCCAAAAGTGCACGTCATGTCGGTTTGCCAGCCCACGGTGCCAGTATTGGCTGCCGTATCGCTGATGGCAAGCCGTCGCTCGGCCGTGATGCCGCGCAGCATGATCATGATGGGTGGCCCCATCGACACCCGTCAATCGCCTACCGAGGTGAACCGTCTGGCCACCACCAAGTCCTACTCCTGGTTTGAGAACAATCTGATTCATCGCGTGCCAACCAAATACCCCGGTGCTCACCGTCGTGTGTACCCCGGCTTTTTGCAGCATGCTGGTTTTGTAGCCATGAATCCGGATCGTCACGTCAGCTCGCACTACGACTTTTATCAGCACCTGATCAAGGGTGATGATGACGACGCCCAAGCACATCGCCGCTTCTACGACGAATACAATGCCGTGCTGGACATGCCTGCCGAGTTCTATCTGGACACCATTCGCATTGTGTTCCAGGAACACCGCCTGCCCAAAGGCCAATGGCACGTGCATGGCAAACAAGTCCGCCCCCAGGATATTGATGGCGTGGCCTTGTTTACCATTGAGGGCGAACTGGACGATATCTCCGGCCAGGGTCAGACCCACTCGGCTCAAGGACTGTGCTCAAAAATCGCCCCTGAGCTCAAGCAGCAATTCACCGCGCCCAACTGTGGCCATTACGGGATTTTCTCCGGAAGCCGCTGGCGCACGCTGATCTGTCCTAAAATCAGGGACTTCATCCGTCAGCACAACTGA
- a CDS encoding OmpW family protein, whose product MKARHLFPGLHLSLLAVGLAAVLYAPQGQTHEAGDFLLKGGVTWVSPKSNNGSVANGTVDLDVGNNARPSFSLTYMATRNIGIELLGAFPFQHNIDSNLGRIGKTKHLPPTLSLQYHFLPDSDFQPYVGVGVNYTMFFDTESRGALAGSDLKLKNSWGFAAQVGVDYKLDKNWFLNADVRYISIRPDVKLNGQSIGKAKLDPVVATIGVGYRF is encoded by the coding sequence ATGAAAGCCCGCCACTTGTTTCCCGGTCTACACCTGTCCTTGCTCGCGGTAGGACTGGCTGCTGTTTTGTACGCGCCTCAAGGCCAAACACACGAAGCGGGCGATTTCTTGCTTAAAGGTGGTGTGACCTGGGTCTCTCCAAAATCCAATAACGGTTCGGTTGCCAATGGCACCGTGGATTTGGACGTCGGTAATAATGCCCGCCCCAGCTTCTCGCTGACTTACATGGCGACACGCAATATCGGTATTGAACTGCTGGGCGCTTTCCCCTTCCAACACAATATCGACAGCAACCTGGGCCGTATCGGCAAGACCAAGCACCTGCCCCCAACCCTGAGTCTGCAATACCATTTCCTGCCTGACAGCGACTTCCAACCCTATGTGGGCGTAGGCGTGAACTACACCATGTTCTTCGATACCGAATCGCGCGGTGCTCTGGCGGGTTCCGACCTGAAGCTGAAAAACAGTTGGGGTTTTGCCGCCCAGGTCGGCGTAGATTACAAACTGGACAAGAACTGGTTCCTGAATGCCGATGTACGCTACATCAGCATCCGCCCAGACGTGAAACTGAACGGTCAGTCCATTGGCAAAGCCAAGCTGGACCCCGTGGTTGCCACCATCGGGGTCGGCTACCGCTTCTAA
- the fdxA gene encoding ferredoxin FdxA — translation MTHVVTENCIKCKFTDCVDVCPVDCFREGPNFLVIDPDECIDCAVCIPECPANAIFAEEDVPQDQVHFIELNAELTPVFGSINRSKKPLEEADDWNGVENKLQYLER, via the coding sequence ATGACCCACGTCGTCACCGAAAACTGTATCAAGTGCAAATTCACCGATTGTGTGGATGTGTGCCCCGTCGACTGTTTTCGTGAAGGCCCGAACTTTCTGGTGATTGACCCGGACGAGTGCATTGACTGCGCCGTCTGTATTCCCGAATGCCCGGCCAATGCCATTTTTGCTGAAGAAGATGTACCGCAGGATCAAGTTCACTTCATCGAACTGAATGCTGAACTGACCCCTGTCTTTGGCAGCATCAACCGCTCCAAGAAACCGCTGGAAGAGGCGGACGACTGGAACGGTGTGGAGAACAAACTACAGTATCTGGAGCGCTAA